One region of Hydrogenobaculum sp. Y04AAS1 genomic DNA includes:
- the ilvN gene encoding acetolactate synthase small subunit encodes MEAINGGPKREIKKGETRRHIISILVNNEFGVLARIATLIAGKGYNIESLSVGETSEANLSRITIEVKGDDIVIDQMIKQLRRLIDTVKVRDLTDMPRVERELMLIKLHAPSHKERDEILRIAQIFRGKVVDISQDSIMIELTGDSEKIKAFLNLVRPFGIKEMATTGKITLKRESVLEEIQD; translated from the coding sequence ATGGAGGCAATAAACGGAGGACCTAAAAGAGAGATTAAAAAGGGCGAGACCAGAAGGCACATCATAAGCATATTAGTAAACAATGAATTTGGGGTTTTGGCTCGCATAGCAACTTTGATTGCTGGTAAAGGCTATAATATAGAAAGCCTTAGCGTAGGCGAGACCTCGGAAGCAAATCTATCACGCATAACGATAGAGGTAAAAGGTGATGATATAGTTATAGACCAGATGATAAAGCAGCTAAGAAGATTGATAGATACGGTAAAGGTAAGGGATTTGACAGATATGCCGAGGGTTGAGAGGGAACTTATGCTTATAAAATTACATGCTCCTTCTCATAAAGAAAGAGACGAGATACTTAGGATAGCCCAGATTTTTAGAGGCAAAGTGGTGGATATTTCTCAGGACAGCATAATGATAGAGCTAACAGGAGATAGTGAAAAGATAAAAGCTTTTTTAAACTTAGTAAGACCTTTTGGTATAAAGGAGATGGCCACCACTGGAAAGATCACGTTAAAAAGAGAGTCTGTTTTAGAAGAAATACAAGATTAA
- the ilvB gene encoding biosynthetic-type acetolactate synthase large subunit has product MEMRKGADVVIETLLKEGVDVIFGIPGGANMEIYDALYRINKIKHILARHEQGAGHMAEGYAKASGKVGVALATSGPGATNLITAIADAYMDSVPVVFLTGQVPTFLIGNDAFQEVDIVGMTRPVTKHNFLVKRVEDLPLIIRQAFYIAKTGRPGPVLVDIPKDITQTMTDVEIPSDEEVINSLPGYKPHIEGNPQQIKRAAQLILEAKRPVLYVGGGAVAAEANAEIAELAELMKIPVTTTNMGKGAFDERHPLSLRMLGMHGTYYANMAVYHSDLLIAVGSRFDDRVTGKVDEFAPFAKIIHIDIDPASISKNITVDVPIVGDIRSVLVRLIEEIKGKNSKIVHEEERKTWLEQIDAWKKAYPLSYKPSDKVVKPQFLIETIYDVTEGNAIITTGVGQHQMWSAMFYKYSFPRQFINSGGLGTMGFGLPAGIGAKVAKPDKDVFIIDGDGSFLMTMQELITAAHYNIPIKVIILNNAYYGMVRQWQELFYNKRYSEVDLSFQPDFGKLAEACGAVGMRTDNPKELKDVLLKAKNVNDKPVLVEVIVDREENCLPMVPAGKSYKDMLLSDGKNVEAETMYLVG; this is encoded by the coding sequence ATGGAAATGCGTAAAGGAGCCGATGTTGTTATTGAGACGCTTTTAAAAGAAGGCGTTGATGTTATATTTGGTATACCTGGTGGTGCAAATATGGAAATATACGATGCTTTATACAGGATAAATAAAATAAAACACATATTGGCAAGACATGAGCAAGGTGCTGGACATATGGCAGAAGGATATGCCAAAGCATCTGGAAAAGTAGGTGTAGCTTTAGCTACATCAGGGCCCGGTGCTACAAACCTTATAACTGCAATAGCGGATGCCTATATGGATTCTGTGCCAGTGGTATTTTTAACGGGCCAAGTACCTACGTTTTTGATAGGAAACGATGCTTTTCAAGAGGTGGATATAGTAGGGATGACAAGACCAGTAACAAAGCATAACTTCTTGGTAAAAAGAGTAGAAGATTTACCTCTTATTATAAGACAGGCTTTTTACATAGCAAAAACCGGAAGGCCTGGGCCTGTTTTGGTGGATATCCCAAAAGATATAACCCAAACTATGACAGACGTAGAGATACCTTCTGATGAAGAAGTTATAAACTCTTTGCCAGGTTATAAGCCTCACATAGAAGGAAATCCTCAGCAAATAAAAAGAGCTGCTCAACTCATATTAGAAGCCAAAAGACCAGTGCTTTACGTAGGTGGCGGGGCGGTAGCAGCAGAAGCGAACGCAGAAATCGCAGAACTTGCGGAGCTTATGAAAATACCAGTTACCACCACAAATATGGGTAAAGGAGCTTTCGACGAAAGGCATCCGCTTTCTTTAAGGATGCTAGGTATGCACGGCACATATTATGCCAACATGGCAGTTTACCACTCAGACCTTCTTATTGCTGTAGGCTCTCGCTTCGATGATAGGGTCACTGGTAAAGTGGATGAGTTTGCTCCGTTTGCCAAGATAATACATATAGACATAGACCCAGCCTCTATATCGAAGAATATTACTGTGGATGTACCTATAGTAGGTGATATAAGAAGCGTTTTGGTAAGACTTATAGAGGAGATTAAAGGTAAAAATTCTAAGATAGTGCACGAAGAAGAAAGAAAAACATGGCTTGAACAAATAGATGCTTGGAAAAAAGCTTACCCGTTGTCTTACAAGCCTTCTGATAAGGTTGTAAAACCACAGTTTCTCATAGAAACTATATACGATGTGACCGAGGGAAACGCTATAATTACTACAGGAGTAGGACAGCATCAAATGTGGAGCGCTATGTTTTATAAGTACTCTTTCCCAAGGCAGTTTATAAACTCTGGTGGACTTGGTACAATGGGCTTTGGTTTGCCAGCCGGTATAGGTGCAAAAGTTGCGAAGCCAGATAAGGATGTTTTTATAATAGATGGAGATGGTTCGTTTTTGATGACGATGCAGGAGCTTATAACTGCAGCTCACTACAACATACCTATAAAGGTAATAATATTAAATAACGCTTATTACGGCATGGTACGTCAATGGCAAGAACTTTTCTACAACAAAAGATACTCTGAAGTTGATTTGTCTTTCCAACCAGATTTTGGAAAACTCGCAGAAGCCTGCGGTGCTGTAGGCATGAGAACTGACAATCCGAAAGAGCTAAAAGATGTATTGTTAAAAGCAAAAAACGTAAACGATAAACCTGTGTTGGTGGAAGTGATAGTAGATAGAGAGGAAAACTGCTTACCTATGGTACCTGCCGGAAAAAGCTATAAGGATATGTTATTGTCCGATGGCAAGAATGTAGAAGCTGAAACAATGTATTTAGTAGGATAA
- the cimA gene encoding citramalate synthase, which yields MEKVYIYDTTLRDGSQSEGVNFSIEDKLLITKHLDDFGIDYIEAGWPGSNPKDTFYFEKIKNVSLKHAKIVAFGSTRKKALTASSDPQVLSLLKAQTPAITIFGKSWDYHVLDAINTTLEENLNMIYDTISFLKKEGKEVIFDAEHFFDGFKSNKDYALKTIEVAFDAGADWVVLCDTNGGTLPFEMIEIFKEVFDRFKNANIGIHAHNDAECAVASSLIAIKMGCRQVHGTINGIGERTGNANLCSIIPALSLKMGFQTVPEESLRNLTELARFVSEVSNVPLPKNMPYVGASAFAHKAGVHASAVSKKTDMYEHIRPELVGNARKITISDMAGKSNILYKLKEFGLSVDENSPDVIKLVEHIKNLEKEGYVFEAADASLELLLKKHFGIAKDYFELDFYKVEVFSKNHEELSEATVRIKIGDTYQHTAALGNGPVNALDNALRKALIDIYPNLESLELIDYKVRIVNETEGTSAKVRVLIESTDGVRTWGTVGVSYNVIDASWKALVDSISFKLLKDEEENL from the coding sequence ATGGAGAAAGTTTACATTTACGATACGACGCTAAGAGATGGTTCACAATCGGAAGGGGTAAATTTTAGCATAGAAGATAAACTACTTATAACAAAACACTTAGATGATTTTGGTATAGATTATATAGAAGCTGGCTGGCCTGGTTCAAATCCAAAAGATACATTTTACTTTGAAAAGATTAAAAATGTATCTTTAAAACATGCCAAGATAGTGGCTTTTGGTTCTACAAGAAAAAAAGCTCTAACAGCCTCTTCAGATCCTCAAGTTTTATCGCTTTTAAAAGCTCAAACACCAGCTATTACCATATTTGGTAAATCTTGGGATTATCATGTACTAGATGCTATAAACACCACCTTAGAAGAAAATCTAAATATGATATACGATACTATATCTTTTTTGAAAAAAGAAGGAAAAGAAGTTATATTTGATGCGGAGCATTTTTTTGATGGTTTTAAATCAAATAAGGATTATGCTTTAAAAACGATAGAAGTAGCTTTTGATGCAGGGGCTGATTGGGTGGTGCTTTGCGATACCAACGGCGGTACGCTTCCTTTTGAAATGATAGAAATATTTAAAGAGGTGTTTGATAGGTTTAAAAATGCAAACATAGGTATACATGCTCACAACGATGCAGAGTGTGCAGTGGCCAGCTCTCTTATAGCTATAAAGATGGGCTGTAGACAAGTGCATGGGACTATAAACGGCATAGGTGAAAGAACAGGCAATGCAAACCTATGCTCTATAATACCAGCGCTTTCTTTAAAGATGGGATTTCAAACTGTGCCAGAGGAATCTTTGAGAAATCTCACAGAGCTTGCAAGGTTTGTATCAGAGGTATCAAACGTACCGCTTCCAAAAAATATGCCTTATGTTGGAGCAAGCGCTTTTGCTCATAAAGCTGGTGTGCATGCTTCAGCTGTTAGTAAAAAAACTGATATGTATGAGCATATAAGACCAGAGCTTGTGGGAAACGCACGTAAGATTACCATATCTGATATGGCTGGTAAAAGCAACATACTTTATAAACTAAAAGAGTTTGGTCTCAGTGTAGATGAAAACTCTCCGGATGTTATAAAGCTTGTGGAGCATATTAAAAACCTTGAAAAAGAAGGATATGTGTTTGAAGCTGCCGATGCCTCTTTAGAACTTCTTCTTAAAAAGCATTTTGGTATTGCAAAAGATTATTTTGAGTTAGATTTTTATAAAGTGGAAGTTTTTAGTAAAAATCACGAGGAGCTCTCAGAAGCTACCGTGAGGATAAAAATAGGAGATACTTACCAACATACCGCAGCTTTAGGAAATGGTCCTGTAAACGCGTTGGATAACGCCCTTAGAAAAGCTTTGATAGATATCTATCCGAACCTTGAGTCTTTAGAGCTAATAGATTATAAGGTTAGGATAGTAAATGAAACTGAAGGGACATCTGCAAAGGTTAGGGTGCTTATAGAATCCACTGATGGGGTCAGAACTTGGGGTACCGTAGGAGTCTCTTACAACGTTATAGATGCCTCTTGGAAAGCCCTGGTGGATAGTATTAGTTTTAAGCTTCTGAAAGATGAAGAAGAAAATTTATAG